A DNA window from Pseudomonas wuhanensis contains the following coding sequences:
- a CDS encoding YeeE/YedE family protein codes for MVFDSLHFTPWSALVGGALIGVAASVMVVANGRVAGISGLLGSLLERHDSGRGEKALFLLGLLVAPLVWALFHAWPVIEFKTGAVGLIVAGLCVGIGTRYGSGCTSGHGVCGISRLSPRSIAATLSFMFTGFVTVFVLRHLLG; via the coding sequence ATGGTGTTTGATTCTCTTCATTTCACCCCCTGGTCCGCCCTCGTGGGAGGGGCGCTGATCGGCGTGGCCGCAAGCGTAATGGTGGTGGCCAACGGGCGGGTTGCCGGGATCAGCGGGCTGTTGGGCAGCCTGCTGGAGCGTCATGATTCAGGACGGGGCGAAAAGGCCCTGTTCCTGCTCGGACTGTTGGTGGCACCGCTGGTCTGGGCGCTGTTTCATGCATGGCCGGTCATCGAATTCAAAACCGGTGCGGTGGGCCTGATTGTCGCCGGATTATGCGTCGGTATCGGCACTCGTTACGGCTCCGGCTGCACCAGTGGCCACGGCGTGTGCGGTATCTCGCGCCTGTCACCGCGCTCCATTGCCGCCACCTTAAGCTTCATGTTCACAGGCTTCGTGACAGTGTTCGTCCTGCGTCATCTGCTGGGGTAA
- a CDS encoding DUF6691 family protein — protein sequence MRKLTAFLAGLLFGIGLLLAGMANPAKVLGFLDITGLWDPSLALVMIGAIAVAWAPFHWAMKQPTSLLGAPMQLPVSRELDRRLIGGSLLFGVGWGIAGICPGPALVLLPTGHWQAWVFVIAMLAGMLIFKALQTRR from the coding sequence ATGCGCAAACTGACCGCTTTCCTCGCCGGCCTGCTGTTCGGCATCGGCCTGTTGCTGGCCGGCATGGCAAATCCGGCCAAAGTTCTGGGTTTTCTGGACATTACCGGTCTATGGGATCCCTCCCTGGCGCTGGTCATGATCGGGGCCATTGCCGTGGCTTGGGCGCCGTTCCACTGGGCCATGAAACAACCGACGTCCTTGCTGGGGGCGCCGATGCAGTTGCCGGTCAGCCGTGAGCTGGACCGACGCCTGATCGGTGGCAGCCTGCTCTTCGGCGTCGGTTGGGGCATTGCCGGTATCTGTCCCGGTCCGGCGCTGGTGTTGCTACCGACGGGCCACTGGCAGGCCTGGGTTTTCGTCATCGCCATGCTGGCGGGGATGCTGATCTTCAAAGCGTTGCAAACCCGCCGTTGA
- a CDS encoding Zn-dependent hydrolase produces the protein MNAAIDVLQSTHQHINRDRLWQSLMDLARLGATVKGGVCRLALTDLDRQARDIFVNWCEEAGCTVSIDAVGNIFARRPGRNPNLPPVMTGSHIDTQPTGGKFDGCFGVLAGVEVLRTLNDLGVETEAPLEVVVWTNEEGSRFAPCMMGSGVFAEKFTLEETLAKVDAEGVTVGEALNAIGYAGPRKVSGHAVGAYFEAHIEQGPILEDERKTIGVVMGALGQKWFDLKLRGVEAHAGPTPMHLRKDALVGASVIVGAVNRAALGHQPHACGTVGCLQAYPGSRNVIPGEVRMTLDFRHLEPARLDSMIAEVREVIETTCEEHGLTFELTPTADFPPLYFDKGCVEAVRGAAQGLGLSHMDIVSGAGHDAIFLAELGPAGMIFVPCEGGISHNEIENAAPDDLAAGCAVLLRAMLAASDAIASGKRAA, from the coding sequence ATGAACGCTGCCATAGACGTTCTGCAATCCACCCATCAGCACATCAACCGCGACCGTCTGTGGCAGTCGCTCATGGACCTGGCCAGACTCGGCGCCACGGTCAAGGGCGGGGTCTGCCGACTGGCCCTGACCGACCTCGACCGTCAGGCCCGGGACATTTTCGTGAACTGGTGCGAGGAAGCCGGCTGCACCGTCAGCATCGACGCCGTCGGCAACATCTTCGCCCGCCGTCCGGGGCGCAACCCGAACCTGCCACCGGTGATGACCGGCAGCCACATCGACACCCAGCCCACCGGCGGCAAGTTCGATGGCTGCTTCGGCGTGCTGGCCGGGGTCGAAGTGTTGCGCACCCTCAATGACCTGGGCGTGGAAACCGAAGCGCCGCTGGAAGTGGTGGTCTGGACCAACGAAGAAGGCTCGCGTTTTGCCCCCTGCATGATGGGCTCTGGCGTGTTTGCGGAAAAATTCACCCTCGAAGAAACCCTGGCCAAAGTCGATGCCGAGGGCGTGACTGTCGGCGAAGCCCTGAACGCCATTGGTTACGCCGGGCCGCGCAAGGTCAGCGGCCACGCCGTCGGTGCGTATTTCGAGGCCCACATCGAGCAAGGCCCGATTCTTGAGGACGAGCGCAAAACCATCGGCGTGGTGATGGGCGCTCTCGGACAGAAATGGTTCGACCTGAAACTGCGCGGCGTCGAAGCCCACGCCGGCCCGACGCCGATGCACCTGCGCAAGGATGCTCTGGTCGGCGCCTCAGTGATCGTCGGCGCGGTCAATCGCGCCGCCCTCGGCCACCAACCCCACGCGTGCGGCACCGTCGGCTGCCTGCAAGCCTACCCCGGCTCGCGCAACGTGATTCCCGGTGAAGTGCGCATGACCCTGGACTTCCGTCATCTGGAGCCGGCGCGACTCGATTCAATGATCGCCGAAGTCCGCGAAGTCATCGAAACCACCTGCGAGGAACACGGCCTGACCTTTGAACTGACTCCCACCGCCGACTTCCCGCCGCTGTACTTCGACAAGGGCTGCGTCGAAGCGGTACGCGGCGCGGCGCAAGGGCTGGGGCTGTCGCACATGGACATCGTCAGCGGGGCAGGGCACGACGCGATTTTCCTCGCCGAGCTCGGCCCGGCCGGGATGATTTTCGTGCCTTGCGAGGGCGGTATCAGCCACAACGAAATCGAAAACGCCGCGCCGGATGACCTGGCCGCAGGGTGTGCAGTGTTGTTGCGGGCGATGCTGGCGGCTTCGGATGCGATTGCCAGTGGCAAGCGAGCGGCTTGA
- a CDS encoding NCS1 family nucleobase:cation symporter-1 produces the protein MQQIRSQVTERDGLFELEAGSDVLDSPRYNHDMAPTKVRERTWNKWHITALWVGMAICVPTYTLGGVLTAYFGLTVGEALLAILFANIIVLIPLTLNAFPGTKYGIPFPVLLRSSFGILGSNIPCLIRALVACGWFGIQTMFGGLAIHLFLGSVFDGWKALGGTGEVIGFMLFWALNLWVVIRGADSIKWLETLSAPLLVLVGVGLLVWAMPNVSMTELLAIPAKRPEGAGVASYFAAGLTAMVGFWATLSLNIPDFSRYAKSQKDQIVGQIIGLPLTMFLFASLGVVMTAASVKLVGVTVSDPVTLIGHIQSPVWVALAMALIIIATLSTNTAANIVSPTNDFQNVAPKYINRTTAVMLTGLVGLALMAHELLKKLGLIVSDLSLETVYSNWLLGYSSLLGPIAGIMVVDYFLIKKQQLDLAGLYRDDVYPAWNWFGFIAFGVPVALTLLSLGSDAFSWFYSYGWFTGSALGGLIYYGLSVMRPSPTAVKSAV, from the coding sequence ATGCAACAGATCAGATCGCAAGTGACCGAGCGCGACGGCTTGTTTGAGCTCGAAGCCGGCAGCGATGTCCTCGACAGTCCCCGATACAACCACGACATGGCACCGACCAAGGTGCGCGAACGAACCTGGAACAAATGGCACATCACCGCGCTGTGGGTCGGCATGGCGATCTGCGTGCCGACTTACACCCTCGGCGGTGTGCTCACTGCCTACTTCGGCCTGACCGTGGGCGAAGCGCTGCTGGCGATTCTGTTCGCCAATATCATCGTGCTGATCCCGCTGACCCTGAATGCCTTCCCCGGCACCAAGTACGGCATTCCGTTTCCGGTATTGCTGCGCTCGTCCTTCGGCATTCTCGGTTCCAACATCCCGTGCCTGATCCGCGCCCTGGTGGCGTGCGGCTGGTTCGGCATCCAGACCATGTTCGGCGGGCTGGCGATTCACCTGTTTCTCGGCTCGGTGTTCGATGGCTGGAAGGCCCTTGGCGGTACCGGCGAGGTGATCGGCTTCATGCTGTTCTGGGCCTTGAACCTGTGGGTGGTGATTCGCGGCGCGGACTCGATCAAATGGTTGGAAACCCTCTCGGCACCGTTGTTGGTGCTGGTGGGCGTGGGGCTGTTGGTGTGGGCCATGCCGAATGTATCGATGACCGAGTTGCTGGCGATCCCGGCCAAGCGTCCGGAAGGGGCCGGCGTGGCCAGTTATTTCGCCGCCGGGCTGACCGCCATGGTCGGCTTCTGGGCCACGTTGTCGCTGAACATCCCGGACTTCAGCCGCTACGCGAAAAGCCAGAAGGACCAGATCGTCGGGCAGATCATCGGTTTACCCCTGACCATGTTCCTGTTCGCCTCCCTCGGCGTGGTGATGACGGCCGCGTCGGTCAAACTGGTGGGTGTCACTGTCTCTGATCCGGTCACCCTGATCGGCCATATCCAGAGCCCGGTCTGGGTCGCACTGGCCATGGCGCTGATCATCATCGCCACCTTGTCCACCAACACCGCGGCCAACATCGTGTCGCCGACCAACGATTTCCAGAACGTTGCGCCCAAGTACATCAACCGCACCACGGCGGTGATGCTCACGGGGTTGGTCGGGTTGGCGCTGATGGCTCATGAATTGTTGAAAAAGCTCGGGCTGATCGTTTCGGATTTAAGCCTGGAGACGGTGTATTCCAACTGGTTGCTGGGGTATTCGAGCCTGCTGGGCCCGATCGCCGGGATCATGGTGGTGGACTATTTCCTGATCAAGAAACAGCAACTGGATTTGGCCGGACTTTACCGCGATGACGTTTACCCGGCGTGGAACTGGTTCGGCTTTATCGCGTTCGGCGTGCCGGTGGCGTTAACGCTGCTGTCGCTGGGCAGCGATGCATTCAGCTGGTTTTACAGCTATGGCTGGTTCACCGGTTCGGCCCTTGGTGGGCTGATTTATTACGGGTTGAGTGTGATGCGGCCGAGTCCTACTGCTGTGAAATCTGCGGTGTGA